The following proteins come from a genomic window of Diprion similis isolate iyDipSimi1 chromosome 8, iyDipSimi1.1, whole genome shotgun sequence:
- the LOC124409419 gene encoding transmembrane protein 39A: MPGGRRNPGGRSNNSSRSQLNSSGGSHGGNGGPNSFGGIDDKKISENWSSRPLAPKHVPIPVVPVDGQMSFEALSLGISTVAVGLQLLNLYRTVWWLPQSYNEYTMNFYLIDPYLLVFIGTMLVRRLVYALLRRLVDATAPTRWLPTAQRAMRICLLLVVISVLCWCLYYMSKNHNSMKVFYLCYPSISIYFLMFGVSIGPFFDISTAPLYIKEDRKTKFVLDKPLHNCSLSASAIRAEVLSLRSDFNRRLKRALFASSGTAYVCGIAPIIFVPPHLHFNVSWVVQHIVLFWLGRLSAHFAQAYPVRYCDVLHRAALHLGRWTKVEGRNNHIPTQLWNDAVLWPHGSLVKHNKELYRSDGLCTAAEPGNSSHYRFHALFSNPTMLICSLLGLQLSLVVVQLLVLLRTIEWYQVLSMTLLLVTNYYTLFKLARDYLVCWKVYRAEQLVQEKTQAAISNVAQ; this comes from the exons ATGCCTGGGGGAAGGCGAAACCCTGGAGGTCGTTCCAACAATAGTAGTCGATCTCAGCTCAACTCGAGTGGTGGATCACACGGAGGAAACGGGGGTCCAAATAGTTTTGGCGGAAtagacgataaaaaaatcagtgaaaattgGAGTAGTCGTCCTCTTGCACCCAAACACGTACCTATCCCTGTAGTTCCTGTCGATGGACAAATGTCCTTCGAAGCTTTATCATTGGGTATTTCTACTGTAGCAGTTGGTCTTCAATTACTTAATTTGTATCGCACTGTATGGTGGCTACCACAATCTTATAATGAATATACCATG AACTTCTATTTGATAGATCCGTACTTACTAGTTTTCATTGGCACGATGTTAGTACGCCGACTAGTTTATGCACTGCTGCGGAGGTTGGTTGATGCCACAGCGCCAACACGTTGGTTACCTACAGCTCAAAGAGCAATGAG GATATGTCTCCTGTTAGTCGTGATAAGTGTCCTTTGCTGGTGTCTCTACTATATGAGCAAAAATCACAATTCCATGAAAGTCTTCTATCTCTGTTATCC GAGCATATCCATATACTTTCTGATGTTTGGCGTAAGTATCGGGccattttttgacatttctaCAGCCCCTTTGTACATCAAGGAGGATCGTAAAACAAAGTTTGTACTTG ATAAGCCTTTGCATAATTGTTCGCTGAGTGCATCTGCCATCAGAGCTGAGGTATTGAGCTTAAGGTCAGACTTCAATAGGCGCTTGAAAAGAGCATTATTTGCATCTTCTGGCACTGCCTATGTGTGTGGGATCGCACCCATCATATTTGTTCCTCCGCACCTACACTTCAATGTTTCGTGGGTAGTACAACATATTGTACTCTTCTGGCTGGGAAGGCTCAGTGCACACTTTGCTCAGGCATATCCTGTAAG GTATTGTGATGTGCTACATAGAGCTGCACTGCATCTTGGACGATGGACTAAAGTTGAGGGTCGCAATAACCATATACCAACACAATTGTGGAATGATGCAGTCTTGTGGCCACACGGTTCTCTTGTGAAGCATAATAAAGAGCTATACCGGTCAGATGGTCTTTGTACTGCTGCAGAACCAGGGAATTCTAGTCACTACAGGTTTCAT GCATTGTTCAGTAATCCAACGATGCTGATTTGCTCATTACTCGGCCTACAATTGTCACTGGTTGTTGTACAATTACTAGTTCTTTTGCGTACTATTGAATGGTACCAAGTTCTTTCAATGACATTATTGTTGGTAACGAATTATTACACGTTGTTTAAATTGGCACGGGACTATCTAGTATGCTGGAAGGTTTACCGGGCTGAGCAGCtagttcaagaaaaaactcAAGCTGCCATAAGCAACGTTGCTCAATAG
- the LOC124409418 gene encoding dnaJ homolog subfamily C member 21, with protein sequence MKCHYEVLGVSRDASDDDLKKAYRKLALKWHPDKNLGNPEDAKEQFQIVQQAWEVLSDPQERAWYDNHREAILKGGIGENYKDDSIDLFQYFTTSCYKGYGDDEKGFYTVYEKVFEQLIAEDSEFCKEEDSDDEVPGFGNSTSSYDDVHKFYAYWQSYSTKRSFAWLDPYDIRDTPNRRVLRLVEKENKKIRDKAKKERNEQVRNLVAFVRKRDKRVQAHAQMLAERAKENTKKAQERKKQQLIRRQQEMKSYTESEWSKFSNIEKDLKVIEANLAAEFGEELTSNADSDEADNLDNNTLYCVACNKIFKTQKAFTNHENSKKHKDNVSTMKASLLADENEDSESSSEEYDSDSDSDSKLGRNRNISSLNRNLKGVKLATGPEMPDFLMNPSENTDVNVESNQPDTSDEERVSDNESSSTSKKNTSKILKKQSVKLATGPEMEDFLDAASGVSKIQDDRDILTPESELISDEESEPDNPMLHIIEKSRKSKKKKGKNVQKVILEKTTDDEQELDAHFGLSKKQRKKQNLKKVNLEKVSSDVKVSARIAGDEKLDEDKNKTVQEMSKNFTNGNQVDSDNSDLSSEGDSKLLTQKIKKSRGKKAKEAKKTQKSGFDESRSKDKKGKKRGGSRREDVQDLDHCCAVCKTEFPTKNKLFDHLKKTGHSVYIKPVKSGKPLSEDSN encoded by the exons ATGAAATGCCACTACGAAGTACTCGGCGTTTCGAGAGATGCGTCAGacgatgatttgaaaaaagcgtacAGAAAATTAGCACTTAAATGGCACCCTGATAAGAATCTCGGCAATCCTGAAGATGCTAAAGAGCAATTTCAAATCGTTCAACAAGCGTGGGAGGTCTTGAGTGATCCACAAGAACGAGCTTGGTATGACAATCACCGAGAAGCCATTTTAAAAGGAGGGATAGGAGAGAATTACAAAGATGATTCAATTGATTTGTTCCAATACTTCACCACCAGCTGTTATAAGGGCTATGGCGATGACGAAAAAGGATTTTACACAGtttatgaaaaagttttcgaacAACTGATTGCCGAAGATTCAGAGTTTTGTAAAGAAGAAGATTCAGACGATGAAGTACCTGGTTTTGGGAATTCCACCAGCTCATATGACGATGTTCACAAATTTTATGCATACTGGCAAAGCTATTCGACTAAGAGGTCATTTGCTTGGCTAGATCCGTACGATATTCGTGATACTCCAAATAGACGAGTTTTACGAttggtagaaaaagaaaacaaaaaaattagagataaaGCTAAAAAAGAGCGCAACGAACAAGTTAGGAACCTTGTCGCATTTGTTCGCAAGCGTGACAAACGAGTTCAAGCACATGCACAAATGTTGGCGGAAAGAGCTAAAGAAAATACCAAAAAAGCACAAGAACGGAAAAAGCAACAACTGATTCGAAGACAACAGGAGATGAAAAGTTATACTGAGtcagaatggtcgaaattttctaatATCGAGAAAGATTTAAAGGTCATTGAAGCGAATCTTGCTGCAGAGTTTGGAGAGGAATTAACTTCAAATGCAGATTCTGACGAAGCTGACAATTTGGATAATAACACCCTGTATTGCGTTGcttgcaacaaaatattcaAGACCCAGAAGGCATTTACCAATcatgaaaattctaaaaagcATAAAGATAATGTTTCAACCATGAAAGCCTCCTTATTGGCTGATGAAAATGAAGACTCTGAAAGCAGTAGTGAAGAGTACGATTCAGACTCTGATTCGGATTCTAAATTAGGTAGAAacagaaatatttcttcactaaatcgaaatttgaaaggtGTTAAATTGGCAACAGGACCAGAAATGCCGGATTTCTTGATGAACCCTAGTGAGAATACTGATGTGAATGTGGAAAGCAACCAGCCAGATACATCGGATGAAGAAAGGGTTTCGGATAATGAATCGAGCtctacaagtaaaaaaaatacaagtaagattttgaaaaaacaaagtgTTAAACTAGCCACAGGCCCAGAAATGGAAGATTTTCTTGATGCAGCAAGTGGAGTATCTAAAATACAAGATGACAGAGATATACTGACTCCTGAATCTGAATTGATATCAGACGAAGAGAGCGAACCTGATAACCCAATGTTAcatattatagaaaaatctcgcaaaagtaagaagaaaaaaggtaaaaatgttcaaaaagttattcttgaaaaaacaaCCGATGATGAGCAAGAACTAGATGCTCATTTTGGGTTGTCCAAGAAACAGCGAAAGAAACAGAAtctaaaaaaagtaaatcttGAAAAAGTCTCCAGTGATGTCAAAGTGAGTGCCCGCATCGCTGGCGATGAGAAATTAGAtgaagacaaaaataaaactgtcCAAGAAATGAGTAAGAATTTTACTAATGGAAACCAAGTAGATTCTGACAATTCTGACTTGAGCTCTGAAGGAGATTCCAAATTATtaactcaaaaaataaaaaagtctaGAGGTAAAAAAGcgaaagaagcaaaaaaaactCAGAAGTCAGGCTTTGATGAGAGCAGATCCAAGgacaaaaaaggaaaaaagagaggaGGGTCTCGTAGAGAAGACGTTCAGGATTTAGATCACTGTTGTGCTGTATGCAAAACAGAATTTCCAAccaagaataaattatttgatcaTTTGAAGAAGACTGGTCATTCTGTGTATAT CAAGCCTGTGAAGAGTGGAAAACCGTTGAGTGAAGACAGCAATTGA
- the LOC124409423 gene encoding methyltransferase-like 26: MQLIRQIRNMNIIQSAATHRSSSVAARKLFYPSADRNKEPILSVLREYIRSGSNQNFLEISSGSGQHIAHFAPYFPQVTFYPSEVDTDLLGSIAAHTKEFSNVQVPVLVDVTTNCDCWGDKTFLENSLDYIYNCNMIHISPLACSIGLFKNAGKLLKQNGILFTYGPYKIDGIISPESNVRFDESLKARNPEWGLKDIRDLEKLANENGLHLIEIFDMPANNKTIIWKRE, encoded by the exons ATGCAACTTATCAGGCAAATtcgaaatatgaatattatccAATCTGCTGCTACGCATAG ATCTAGCTCGGTAGCTGCTAGGAAACTGTTCTACCCATCAGCTGATCGTAACAAGGAACCGATTCTCTCTGTCTTGCGAGAGTACATCCGCTCCGGCTCCAATCAAAATTTCCTGGAGATCAGTTCTGGTAGTGGGCAACACATCGCTCACTTTGCTCCATACTTTCCTCAAGTCACATTTTACCCTTCTGAGGTTGACACTGACCTTTTGGGTAGCATAGCTGCCCATACTAAAGAGTTTTCTAATGTTCAGGTTCCAGTCCTAGTCGATGTAACTACAAATTGTGACTGCTGGGGGGATAAAACTTTTCTAGAAAACAGCTTGGATTACATTTATAATTGTAACATGATTCACATTTCTCCACTCGCGTGTAGCATCGGTCTTTTCAAGAATGCTGGTAAACTTTTGAAGCAGAATggaattttattcacttatgGACCATATAAAATTGATGGGATTATATCACCAGAAAGTAATGTAAGATTCGATGAATCGTTGAAAGCACGAAATCCGGAGTGGGGCTTGAAGGATATTAGAGATTTGGAGAAGTTAGCGAATGAAAATGGGCTtcatttgattgaaattttcgacatgCCAGCCAACAATAAAACGATTATTTGGAAAAGGGAATGA
- the LOC124409427 gene encoding uncharacterized protein LOC124409427 — translation MKYGVFFIILVLAYEASAALEIRCTTAYCTEYITDTGCSDLTTGCQVLNSTNYGTFMLYPDVCNCCDYCLTNLYEGDECVSGAPGQLPPSEICGPELACTTNDDDQATCQTMTTDCALERVAYDEKRDNGTLGSSEVRPECDNDGLYSAAHCIPGSICYCKAPTGERIFGEIPYLNPWNKREMSCGCSINAWRAQNTLDPTYHIPVARCLSNGRFDPVQCMNGTNATCLCVDRVTGAPITDISTVNVTNLAEDTLSCFDSTIHTNGTYNTTCEEAYDTLVASGVTNIELLPSCQIDGKYARIQYSGSKKICADPNGVQIDSFEALTNATEATIMDCNCARTRWILSEASVTELPSCCDFGNFEAWQCRRNECFCVDENGNQVGREVVIDDLEELTCYITNGGDACPVS, via the exons ATGAAGTATGGggttttctttattattctgGTGCTTGCATATGAAGCTTCGGCAGCTCTAGAAATTCGCTGCACGACAGCATACTGCACG GAGTATATCACCGACACTGGATGTTCTGATTTAACTACTGGCTGCCAGGTCCTAAATTCTACAAATTATGGGACCTTTATGCTATATCCTGATGTTTGCAACTGCTGTGATTATTGTCTCACAAATCTGTATGAAGGTGACGAATGCGTTTCAGGCGCACCGGGTCAACTGCCACCCAGTGAAATTTGTGGACCAGAATTGGCTTGCACtacaaatgacgatgatcaGGCGACATGCCAGACAA TGACTACTGATTGTGCACTGGAGCGAGTAGCttatgatgaaaaaagggACAATGGAACATTGGGAAGTAGTGAAGTACGACCAGAATGTGATAATGATGGCCTTTATTCTGCAGCACATTGCATTCCAGGGTCAAT ATGTTATTGCAAGGCTCCCACTGGTGAAAGGATATTTGGCGAAATACCTTATTTAAATCCATGGAACAAACGAGAAATGTCTTGTG gATGCTCTATAAATGCCTGGAGAGCACAAAATACTCTTGATCCTACATACCACATACCTGTTGCCCGTTGCCTAAGTAATGGTCGATTTGACCCAGTACAATGCATGAACGGTACCAATGCTACTTGTTTATGCGTTGACAGGGTTACTGGAGCACCAATAACGGATATTAGTACGGTCAATGTTACCAATTTGGCAGAGGACACTCTTTCTTGCT ttgACTCGACAATACATACGAATGGAACATATAATACAACTTGCGAAGAGGCTTACGATACTTTAGTTGCTAGTGGAGTCACTAACATTGAACTCTTGCCATCTTGTCAAATTGATGGAAAATATGCACGAATTCAATACTCTGGATCTAA aaAAATTTGTGCTGACCCCAATGGTGTACAAATAGATAGTTTTGAAGCTCTAACTAATGCAACCGAAGCTACAATAATGGATTGTA ATTGTGCCAGAACACGATGGATTTTAAGCGAAGCTTCAGTCACTGAGCTCCCTTCCTGTTGTGACTTTGGAAATTTCGAAGCATGGCAATGTCGTAGGAATGAGTGTTTCTGTGTTGATGAAAATGGGAATCAAGTCGGGCGCGAAGTTGTTATCGATGATTTGGAGGAACTCACTTGTTATATTACCAATGGCGGAGATGCGTGTCCTGTATCATGA